A window of the Methyloprofundus sp. genome harbors these coding sequences:
- a CDS encoding formylmethanofuran dehydrogenase subunit C, translating to MSALTFTVKQATQQRVDVSPLVCHLLKDMTLADITAIELQNGKRKIRVDELFEVSGSDSQNIVFRKSFAKLDFIGKELEAGSMVVHGDAGAYFGIGMKSGKLTMEGDVGLYAACEMKNGLLTINGNAGDFLGAALPGNKQGMKGGTVLVKGNVGQRAGDHMRRGTMLIEGDAGDYCGARMIAGTIAVMGNTGQFLGYAMQRGTLLLWKAPQLSATFNDCGSHTLAFLPILFKSFSKFDSKFAEQSVAFNRVQRYGGDMAEKGRAEVLVKL from the coding sequence ATGAGTGCTTTGACCTTTACAGTAAAGCAAGCAACACAGCAACGTGTTGATGTCTCGCCTTTAGTTTGCCACTTGTTAAAAGATATGACGCTAGCAGATATTACCGCGATCGAGTTGCAAAATGGTAAACGTAAAATTCGTGTTGATGAGCTTTTTGAGGTTTCAGGTTCGGATAGTCAAAATATTGTTTTCCGGAAAAGTTTTGCTAAATTAGATTTTATTGGCAAAGAGCTGGAAGCTGGCTCTATGGTTGTTCATGGTGATGCAGGTGCATACTTTGGTATAGGTATGAAGTCAGGTAAATTAACGATGGAAGGTGATGTTGGCCTATATGCTGCTTGTGAAATGAAAAATGGCTTACTCACTATTAATGGCAATGCTGGTGATTTTTTAGGCGCGGCTTTGCCAGGGAATAAGCAGGGTATGAAAGGCGGTACCGTATTAGTTAAAGGTAATGTGGGGCAGCGCGCAGGTGATCATATGCGTCGTGGTACCATGTTGATTGAAGGTGATGCGGGAGATTATTGTGGTGCGCGCATGATTGCTGGCACCATTGCTGTTATGGGTAATACGGGGCAATTTTTAGGGTATGCCATGCAGCGTGGTACTTTATTATTATGGAAAGCACCGCAATTATCAGCAACTTTTAATGATTGTGGTTCGCATACTTTAGCTTTTTTGCCTATTTTATTTAAATCATTTTCAAAATTTGATTCCAAGTTTGCTGAGCAATCTGTCGCTTTCAATCGTGTACAGCGATATGGCGGCGATATGGCGGAGAAAGGACGTGCTGAAGTGCTGGTTAAGTTGTAA
- a CDS encoding formylmethanofuran--tetrahydromethanopterin N-formyltransferase, with protein MIINGVSIDETFAEAFPMKATRAIITAQNEKWAMISAQAMTGFATSVIACGCEAGIERILEPSETPDGRPGVSVLIFAMGGKGLAKQLETRAGQCVLTSPTSALFAGIDEGLQIPLGKNLRYFGDGYQIAKKIDGKRYWRVPVMDGEFLTEATTGRVDAVGGGNFLVLAESQPQALAACEAAIVEMKKLPNVIMPFPGGVVRSGSKVGSKYPALGASTNDAFCPTLKGITKTDLSPEIESVMEIVIDGLTKEDIDKAMRVGIQAVCDLGAANGIQRISAGNYGGKLGPFHFHLQEIMA; from the coding sequence ATGATTATTAATGGTGTAAGCATTGATGAGACCTTCGCTGAAGCGTTTCCAATGAAAGCAACCCGTGCGATTATTACTGCACAAAATGAAAAGTGGGCGATGATTTCTGCGCAAGCGATGACAGGTTTTGCTACCTCTGTGATTGCTTGTGGTTGTGAAGCGGGTATAGAGCGCATTCTGGAACCATCGGAGACGCCAGATGGCCGTCCAGGCGTTTCAGTTTTGATTTTTGCTATGGGCGGTAAAGGCTTGGCAAAACAACTAGAAACACGTGCTGGACAATGTGTATTGACTTCACCAACTTCTGCGTTATTTGCAGGTATTGATGAGGGCTTGCAAATTCCCTTAGGTAAAAATTTACGTTATTTTGGTGATGGTTACCAAATAGCGAAGAAAATTGATGGTAAGCGCTATTGGCGTGTGCCAGTTATGGACGGTGAATTTTTAACGGAAGCCACCACAGGCCGAGTTGATGCAGTGGGTGGAGGTAACTTTTTGGTGTTAGCGGAGTCTCAGCCACAAGCATTAGCAGCTTGTGAGGCCGCTATTGTGGAAATGAAAAAATTACCTAATGTGATCATGCCATTTCCTGGTGGAGTAGTGCGTTCTGGTTCTAAAGTAGGTTCAAAATATCCTGCTTTAGGTGCTTCGACTAATGATGCTTTTTGTCCTACCTTAAAAGGTATTACTAAAACTGACTTATCGCCTGAAATTGAATCAGTCATGGAAATTGTAATTGATGGTTTGACTAAGGAAGATATTGATAAGGCGATGCGTGTTGGTATTCAAGCGGTATGTGATTTAGGTGCTGCGAATGGTATTCAACGCATAAGCGCAGGAAATTATGGTGGTAAATTAGGGCCATTCCATTTTCATTTACAGGAGATTATGGCATGA
- a CDS encoding formylmethanofuran dehydrogenase subunit A: MLIKLTGGTVYDPASGIDGQIKTLYVQDGRFIKQPAADVQVDKEYDLKGKVLMAGAIDMHTHIGGGKGNIARMLIPEDHRSDPVHRSDITRSGCGHAMPSSFATGYRYAEMGYTTAFEPAVLPVNARQAHMEMADIPILDKGGYVLMGSDDYLLRMLTAKKDQKAINDYVAWTMNAAKAIGVKVVNPGGINAFKFNQRKLELDEQNAHYGVSPREILQVLATAVKELGVKHPLHVHGCNLGVPGNVSTTLDTIQGIGGLPMHLTHIQFHSYGTEGDFKFSSGGAQIAEAINNNKNITADVGQILFGQTITASGDNMRQHANHGFANPDKWVCMDIECDAGCGVVPFKYRDQNFVNALQWAIGLEIFLLVDDPWRVFLTTDHPNGAPFTTYPHLIRLLMDKSFRNDMLATIHPEAQKMTTLGSIDREYSLQEIAILTRAGAAKLVGLDDRGSLGEGAWADITVYTENTDREQMFEKPDYVFKDGELVVVDGKVVHTKWGTTHIVRPEWDTSVEQDLQKYFERFMTMKVGNFKISDDEITEDGRGSLTTHSLNGIA; encoded by the coding sequence ATGTTGATAAAATTAACAGGTGGTACGGTCTATGATCCTGCGAGCGGGATTGATGGTCAGATAAAAACACTTTATGTACAAGATGGCAGGTTCATTAAGCAGCCTGCTGCTGATGTACAAGTGGACAAAGAATACGATTTAAAGGGTAAAGTATTGATGGCGGGTGCTATTGATATGCATACGCATATTGGTGGTGGTAAAGGTAATATTGCACGCATGCTCATTCCTGAAGATCACCGTAGTGACCCTGTGCACCGTTCTGATATTACCCGCTCCGGCTGCGGGCATGCGATGCCGAGTTCTTTTGCTACGGGTTATCGTTATGCAGAAATGGGCTATACCACTGCTTTTGAACCGGCAGTTTTACCAGTTAATGCACGGCAAGCGCATATGGAAATGGCAGATATTCCCATTCTGGATAAAGGCGGTTATGTATTGATGGGCAGTGATGATTATTTACTGCGTATGCTCACTGCTAAAAAAGATCAAAAAGCGATCAATGATTATGTTGCCTGGACGATGAATGCAGCCAAAGCTATTGGTGTCAAGGTTGTAAACCCTGGAGGAATCAATGCCTTCAAATTTAATCAGCGTAAATTGGAGTTGGACGAGCAGAATGCACATTATGGTGTGAGCCCTCGCGAGATCTTGCAGGTTTTGGCTACAGCAGTTAAAGAATTAGGTGTTAAGCACCCTCTGCATGTGCATGGTTGTAACTTGGGAGTGCCAGGTAATGTAAGCACTACGTTAGATACTATCCAAGGTATTGGCGGATTGCCAATGCATTTAACGCATATTCAATTCCATAGTTATGGTACTGAAGGAGATTTTAAATTCTCCTCAGGTGGCGCTCAGATTGCAGAAGCCATTAATAACAACAAAAATATTACTGCAGATGTTGGGCAGATTTTATTTGGGCAAACTATTACCGCATCAGGTGACAATATGCGTCAGCATGCGAATCATGGCTTTGCTAACCCTGATAAATGGGTGTGTATGGATATCGAGTGTGATGCAGGTTGTGGTGTCGTGCCGTTTAAGTATCGTGATCAAAATTTTGTTAATGCCCTGCAATGGGCAATTGGCTTAGAAATTTTCCTTTTGGTAGATGATCCTTGGCGTGTATTTTTAACGACTGATCACCCCAATGGCGCGCCGTTTACAACTTATCCGCATTTGATTCGTCTATTAATGGATAAGAGTTTCCGTAATGATATGTTGGCGACTATTCATCCTGAAGCACAAAAAATGACGACTTTAGGCTCAATAGATCGTGAATATAGCTTGCAGGAGATCGCTATTCTAACACGTGCAGGAGCGGCTAAATTAGTAGGTTTGGATGACCGTGGTAGTTTAGGTGAAGGCGCGTGGGCGGATATTACTGTCTACACTGAAAATACTGATCGCGAGCAGATGTTTGAGAAACCTGATTATGTATTCAAGGATGGTGAGTTAGTGGTTGTCGATGGCAAGGTAGTGCACACTAAATGGGGGACTACCCATATTGTACGCCCTGAGTGGGATACGTCGGTTGAACAAGATTTGCAAAAGTACTTTGAACGTTTTATGACCATGAAAGTAGGTAATTTTAAAATCAGCGATGATGAAATTACTGAAGATGGACGTGGTAGTTTGACGACGCATAGTTTGAATGGCATCGCATAG